From a single Ailuropoda melanoleuca isolate Jingjing chromosome 12, ASM200744v2, whole genome shotgun sequence genomic region:
- the C12H19orf81 gene encoding putative uncharacterized protein C19orf81 homolog isoform X2, which translates to MHREAGALLVDLETPKETQTRSLGRPVKSSKQYLRHVIAEYEVLDRELPCIRKFPTPPAAQPLCLCMETSPEEDLTHLEVLEALEAELPGAMESGRVSSIRFENMNVICGTAGRRDRWLIKVTDFQTRSRLLRSGIRLRGNAHPLVRHDELLRADYRLHLRRSLVRRRMLEALGAEPTEED; encoded by the exons ATGCACAGGGAGGCAG GAGCCCTCCTTGTGGACCTAGAGACCCCAAAGGAGACACAAACCCGGAGCCTGGGCAGGCCTGTCAAATCCTC GAAGCAGTACTTGCGCCACGTCATTGCAGAATACGAGGTGCTGGACCGAGAGCTCCCATGCATCCGGAAGTTCCCTACACCACCCGCTGCCCAGCCTCTCTGTCTGTGCATGGAGACCTCA CCGGAGGAGGACCTTACCCACCTGGAGGTGCTGGAGGCTCTGGAGGCCGAGTTACCCGGCGCCATGGAGAGCGGGCGCGTGAGCAGCATCCGCTTTGAAAATATGAATGTCATCTGTGGGACTGCCGGGCGCCGGGACAG GTGGCTTATCAAGGTCACGGACTTCCAGACTCGCTCTCGTCTGCTGCGCTCCGGCATCCGCCTCCGCGGGAACGCACACCCGCTGGTGCGCCACGACGAACTGCTGCGAGCCGATTACCGCCTGCACCTGCGGCGCTCCCTTGTCCGGCGGCGCATGCTCGAGGCCCTGGGGGCGGAGCCGACCGAGGAAGACTAA